The Pseudomonas baetica genome includes a region encoding these proteins:
- a CDS encoding GNAT family N-acetyltransferase, which yields MSTLTYRSCPNAVDTTFELRRATAADLAFARELTCQNMLRYYIDHDLLWQDEAFDVAWAGRESWLIMRGDAAIGFFSLSQDLRALYIRELQVAQTFQGQGGGSWAIDQVIAMSHRYRRPALRLTVFKNNPAKNLYLRKGMRVQGEDECFLRMQLDFSTPVL from the coding sequence ATGTCGACACTGACTTATCGCAGCTGCCCGAACGCCGTGGATACAACCTTTGAGTTGCGTCGAGCCACTGCCGCTGATCTGGCATTTGCGCGCGAACTGACCTGCCAGAACATGCTGCGCTATTACATCGATCACGACTTGTTGTGGCAGGATGAGGCGTTCGACGTGGCGTGGGCCGGGCGTGAGAGCTGGCTGATTATGCGTGGCGACGCAGCAATAGGCTTTTTCAGTCTGAGTCAGGATCTTCGGGCACTGTACATTCGAGAATTGCAAGTGGCACAAACCTTTCAGGGGCAGGGCGGCGGATCCTGGGCGATCGATCAGGTTATCGCCATGAGCCACCGCTACCGCCGACCGGCGTTGCGCCTGACGGTGTTCAAAAACAATCCGGCGAAAAATTTGTATCTGAGAAAAGGAATGCGGGTACAGGGTGAGGACGAGTGTTTCCTGAGGATGCAGCTCGATTTCAGTACACCTGTGCTCTGA
- the gacA gene encoding response regulator transcription factor GacA: MIRVLVVDDHDLVRTGITRMLADIDGLQVVGQAESGEESLIKARELKPDVVLMDVKMPGIGGLEATRKLLRSHPDIKVVAVTVCEDDPFPTRLLQAGAAGYLTKGAGLPEMVQAIRLVFAGQRYISPQIAQQLAIKSFQPTNDSPFDALSEREIQIALMIVGCQKVQIISDKLCLSPKTVNTYRYRIFEKLSISSDVELTLLAVRHGMVDASA; encoded by the coding sequence TTGATTAGGGTGCTAGTGGTCGATGACCATGATCTCGTTCGTACAGGCATTACACGTATGCTGGCCGATATCGATGGCCTGCAAGTGGTGGGGCAGGCCGAGTCCGGGGAAGAATCCCTGATCAAGGCTCGTGAGTTGAAGCCCGACGTGGTCCTGATGGACGTCAAGATGCCCGGCATCGGCGGCTTGGAAGCCACGCGTAAATTGCTGCGCAGTCATCCTGATATCAAGGTGGTGGCGGTGACTGTGTGTGAGGACGATCCCTTTCCGACTCGCCTGTTGCAGGCTGGCGCCGCGGGGTATCTGACCAAGGGCGCAGGGTTGCCGGAAATGGTGCAGGCGATTCGCCTGGTGTTTGCCGGTCAGCGCTACATCAGCCCGCAGATCGCCCAGCAGTTGGCAATCAAGTCTTTCCAGCCCACCAACGATTCGCCCTTCGACGCCTTGTCCGAGCGAGAGATTCAGATCGCATTGATGATTGTCGGATGTCAGAAAGTACAGATCATTTCCGATAAGTTGTGTCTGTCGCCGAAAACCGTCAACACCTACCGTTATCGCATTTTCGAGAAGCTCTCTATCAGCAGCGATGTCGAACTGACGCTCTTGGCGGTTCGTCACGGTATGGTTGATGCCAGCGCCTGA
- the uvrC gene encoding excinuclease ABC subunit UvrC — protein MTETFDSGAFLSTVSGRPGVYRMFDSDARLLYVGKAKNLRKRLASYFRKTGLAPKTAALVGRIAQVETTITANETEALLLEQTLIKEWRPPYNILLRDDKSYPYVFLSDGQFPRLSIHRGAKKAKGKYFGPYPSAGAIRESLSLLQKTFFVRQCEDSYYKNRTRPCLQYQIKRCKAPCVGLVEPDVYAADVRHSVMFLEGRSHALTNELSTAMEEAAINLEFERAAELRDQIALLRRVQDQQSMEGGTGDIDVIAAFVNPGGACVHLISVRGGRVLGSKNFFPQVGIEEDVSEVMAAFLGQYFISSPERDLPSELIVNVMHEDFPTLIEAIHELRGRELTISHRVRGTRARWQQLAVTNAEQALGARLANRQHTAARFDALAEVLNLDEPPQRLECYDISHSSGEATVASCVVFGPEGAIKSDYRRYNIEGVTAGDDYAAMHQALTRRFSKLKDGEGKLPDILLVDGGKGQLSMARDVLNELAVPDLILLGVAKGATRKAGFETLYLNDAAHEFTLRGDSPALHLIQQIRDEAHRFAITGHRARRGKTRRTSTLEGVAGVGPTRRRDLLKHFGGLQELSRASIEEIAKAPGISKKLAESIYANLHSE, from the coding sequence ATGACTGAAACATTTGATTCCGGCGCCTTTCTATCGACCGTGAGCGGGCGCCCCGGCGTGTATCGGATGTTCGACAGCGATGCGCGTCTGCTGTACGTCGGCAAGGCCAAGAACCTCAGGAAACGCCTGGCCAGCTACTTCCGCAAAACCGGACTCGCGCCGAAAACCGCGGCGCTGGTGGGGCGTATCGCCCAGGTCGAAACCACCATTACGGCCAACGAAACTGAAGCGCTGCTGCTGGAGCAGACGCTGATCAAGGAGTGGCGGCCGCCGTACAACATTCTGTTGCGCGACGACAAATCCTATCCCTACGTGTTTCTGTCAGACGGACAGTTCCCGCGCCTGAGCATTCATCGCGGCGCAAAAAAAGCCAAGGGCAAGTATTTCGGTCCGTATCCAAGTGCGGGTGCGATTCGTGAAAGTCTCAGCCTGCTGCAAAAAACCTTTTTCGTCCGACAGTGTGAAGACAGCTATTACAAGAACCGTACTCGTCCTTGTCTGCAATACCAGATCAAGCGTTGCAAGGCGCCTTGTGTCGGTCTGGTCGAGCCGGATGTATACGCAGCCGATGTTCGTCACTCGGTGATGTTCCTTGAGGGGCGCAGTCATGCCCTGACCAACGAACTGTCAACGGCGATGGAGGAGGCGGCCATTAACCTGGAGTTCGAGCGGGCTGCCGAGTTGCGTGACCAGATTGCCCTGCTGCGCCGGGTTCAGGACCAGCAAAGCATGGAGGGCGGCACGGGTGATATCGATGTCATCGCAGCCTTCGTCAACCCGGGTGGCGCTTGCGTTCATCTGATCAGCGTGCGGGGCGGACGGGTCCTTGGCAGCAAGAATTTCTTCCCGCAAGTGGGGATTGAAGAGGACGTGTCTGAAGTCATGGCCGCGTTTCTCGGTCAGTATTTCATCAGCAGCCCGGAACGCGACTTGCCGAGCGAGTTGATCGTCAATGTGATGCATGAAGACTTTCCGACACTGATCGAGGCCATTCACGAGTTGCGTGGCCGTGAATTGACCATCAGCCATCGGGTGCGAGGCACCCGGGCACGCTGGCAACAACTGGCCGTGACCAATGCCGAGCAGGCGCTGGGCGCGCGTCTGGCCAACCGTCAGCACACCGCTGCGCGATTCGACGCGCTGGCTGAAGTACTGAACCTGGACGAGCCCCCGCAGCGCCTTGAGTGTTACGACATCAGCCATTCCAGCGGCGAGGCGACGGTCGCCTCTTGTGTCGTGTTCGGGCCGGAGGGCGCGATCAAATCCGATTACCGTCGCTATAACATTGAAGGCGTAACCGCGGGCGACGACTATGCCGCCATGCACCAGGCGCTCACACGACGCTTCAGCAAGCTGAAGGACGGCGAGGGCAAATTGCCGGACATATTACTGGTAGACGGTGGCAAGGGTCAGTTGTCGATGGCGCGTGATGTGCTCAACGAATTGGCGGTGCCGGATCTGATCCTTCTTGGTGTAGCGAAGGGGGCGACGCGCAAGGCTGGCTTCGAAACGTTGTATCTGAATGATGCCGCGCATGAGTTCACCTTGCGTGGCGACTCGCCGGCGCTGCACCTGATTCAGCAGATTCGTGACGAAGCCCACCGTTTTGCAATTACCGGACATCGCGCCCGCCGTGGCAAAACCCGCCGAACGTCAACGCTGGAAGGCGTTGCGGGAGTAGGGCCAACGCGACGTCGGGATTTGTTGAAACATTTTGGTGGATTGCAGGAGCTGTCTCGTGCAAGCATCGAAGAGATCGCCAAAGCCCCGGGGATCAGTAAAAAGCTCGCAGAGTCGATTTATGCGAACCTGCATAGCGAGTAG
- the pgsA gene encoding CDP-diacylglycerol--glycerol-3-phosphate 3-phosphatidyltransferase, with protein sequence MNIPNLITVLRVLLIPIFILLFYLPYQWSYMASASVFAFAAATDWLDGYLARRLEQSTPFGAFLDPVADKLMVAVALVLLVQEHGNLWLTLPAAVIIGREIVVSALREWMAELGARAHVAVSNLGKWKTAAQMLALVILLANPRDFSFWVVLGYALLLISAGLTLWSMVQYLRAAWPHLKTDVEKK encoded by the coding sequence ATGAATATCCCTAATCTGATTACCGTTCTACGCGTCCTGCTCATTCCGATCTTCATTTTGCTGTTCTATCTCCCTTACCAGTGGAGTTATATGGCCTCCGCCTCGGTATTTGCCTTTGCGGCGGCTACCGACTGGCTGGATGGTTATCTGGCCCGTCGTCTGGAACAAAGCACGCCATTCGGTGCGTTCCTCGATCCGGTCGCCGACAAGTTGATGGTGGCCGTTGCATTGGTGCTGCTGGTGCAGGAGCATGGCAACTTGTGGCTGACACTGCCTGCCGCCGTCATCATCGGTCGCGAGATTGTTGTATCAGCCTTGCGTGAATGGATGGCCGAACTCGGTGCCCGCGCGCATGTCGCCGTGTCCAACCTCGGCAAATGGAAAACCGCCGCGCAGATGCTCGCGCTGGTGATCCTGCTGGCCAATCCGCGAGACTTCAGCTTCTGGGTTGTGCTCGGTTATGCCTTGCTGTTGATCTCCGCAGGCCTGACGTTGTGGTCGATGGTTCAATACCTGCGCGCTGCCTGGCCACATCTGAAGACTGACGTTGAAAAGAAATAA
- a CDS encoding IS4 family transposase, whose amino-acid sequence MSVQQDLLDLGDLFNFCDLSTFTQNIPIEWVASALDLSSQATIRRRRLPADQVLWLVLGMALFRDEPVHEVARRLNICAQGLASDHLLARSGVTEARKRLGADPVEWLFRKTGTQWGAQRYPDDAWQDLQVFAVDGALLRTPDTPELRDHFGSGNTSTDRQTPFPMLRLVALMNVRSHLILDAQLSPYRRSEMRLADEFLQQIPDHSVTLFDKGFWSADLMLSLSGDGSHRHWLIPAKKGLVCEEVARYNEHDRLVRMNVSPQARKRNPTLPTHWEAREVSYEIQGKVKTVMTSLPAKIYSTKSVAKLYQERWEIELGFRDIKSSMQQNAMTLRSKKVDLIYQEVWGLLLAYNVIRREASQAAVAFGRAPSDIRFKPACQYIAVQLIVMAAANPVSATGRRLAELRKGVGGLFLDHRPRPSRPRTVKISKNRFPVDRKAAPLK is encoded by the coding sequence ATGTCTGTTCAACAGGACTTGCTCGACCTCGGCGACCTTTTCAACTTCTGTGACTTGAGCACATTCACTCAAAATATTCCCATCGAGTGGGTCGCGTCTGCGCTGGATCTGTCCAGCCAGGCCACTATCCGACGGCGTCGCTTGCCTGCCGACCAAGTGCTCTGGCTGGTGCTCGGCATGGCACTGTTTCGTGACGAGCCGGTTCATGAGGTTGCCCGACGTTTGAACATCTGCGCCCAAGGTCTGGCTTCTGACCATCTATTGGCCCGTAGCGGTGTAACCGAAGCCCGCAAGCGGCTGGGGGCCGACCCGGTTGAGTGGTTGTTTCGCAAAACGGGTACTCAATGGGGCGCGCAGCGCTATCCCGATGATGCCTGGCAGGATCTGCAAGTATTTGCAGTCGATGGTGCGCTTCTGCGCACGCCGGATACGCCGGAGTTGCGAGACCATTTCGGTTCTGGAAACACCTCGACCGACCGCCAGACTCCCTTTCCCATGCTGCGCCTGGTGGCGCTGATGAATGTGCGTTCACACCTGATCCTGGATGCACAGCTTAGCCCTTACCGACGCAGCGAAATGCGTCTGGCCGATGAGTTTTTGCAGCAGATCCCCGACCACTCCGTGACGCTGTTCGATAAAGGGTTCTGGAGCGCCGATCTCATGCTCAGCCTGAGCGGCGACGGCAGTCACCGTCATTGGCTGATTCCGGCAAAAAAGGGATTGGTTTGCGAGGAGGTAGCCCGTTACAACGAGCATGATCGTTTGGTGCGTATGAACGTGTCGCCGCAAGCCAGAAAGCGAAATCCGACTCTTCCTACACACTGGGAGGCGCGTGAAGTCAGTTATGAAATTCAAGGCAAAGTAAAAACAGTCATGACGTCGTTGCCGGCCAAGATCTACAGCACCAAGTCTGTTGCCAAGCTTTATCAGGAGCGCTGGGAAATCGAATTGGGCTTCAGGGATATCAAAAGCTCAATGCAGCAAAACGCAATGACCTTGCGCAGCAAAAAGGTCGATCTGATCTACCAGGAAGTGTGGGGGTTGTTGCTGGCTTACAACGTGATTCGTCGGGAGGCAAGTCAGGCAGCAGTCGCGTTTGGTCGAGCGCCGTCGGACATCCGTTTCAAGCCGGCTTGCCAGTACATCGCCGTGCAGTTGATCGTGATGGCAGCGGCCAATCCTGTTTCAGCGACGGGTAGACGGTTGGCGGAACTTAGAAAAGGCGTTGGCGGGCTATTTCTGGATCACCGCCCAAGGCCTTCGAGGCCAAGGACGGTGAAGATTTCAAAAAACCGGTTTCCGGTGGACCGTAAGGCTGCTCCGCTTAAGTGA
- a CDS encoding IS3 family transposase (programmed frameshift), which produces MNTGERRSQRDYTLTFKLSVVDQVEKGELSYKEAQERYGIQGKTTVLNWLRRHGRQDWSQGASIRSKRPRSMDKPDKPLTPEQRIKELEEKLAQANQKAQFFEAVVDVLKNDFGVSVGKKAIRQVLSQEQIQGLSISRACQFMGISRQAYYKRNRACDARARHAQEVMGFVREKRLRQPRLGTRKLHNLMRTEPEMSVKVGRDRLFNILRDRRELVPRRRAYHKTTDSHHRFRRHPNLLKDGPIQVVAKAPEQVWVADITYLPTQTGVAYLSLITDAYSRKIVGHHVHESLHTESVIQAFNKALKQRTTEQHLVHHSDRGVQYCSELYQRLHAKYGITCSMTDGYDCYQNALAERVNGILKNELMLHRPKDFADAIRMVDESVQIYNNERPHLSLKYKTPDAVHRAF; this is translated from the exons ATGAATACGGGAGAAAGGCGCAGTCAGCGTGATTACACGCTGACCTTTAAATTGTCGGTCGTCGATCAAGTCGAAAAAGGTGAGCTGAGTTATAAAGAGGCTCAAGAGCGTTATGGCATTCAGGGTAAAACGACCGTACTGAACTGGTTACGCAGGCATGGTCGGCAGGACTGGAGTCAAGGCGCGTCCATTCGCTCCAAGAGACCCCGTTCCATGGATAAGCCCGATAAACCGCTGACACCCGAACAGCGAATCAAAGAGCTTGAAGAAAAGCTTGCCCAAGCCAACCAGAAAGCTCAGTTTTTCGAAGCCGTCGTTGATGTTTTGAAGAACGACTTCGGTGTTTCTGTCG GTAAAAAAGCGATCCGGCAAGTCCTCTCCCAAGAGCAGATCCAAGGCCTGAGCATTAGTCGGGCTTGCCAATTCATGGGGATTTCCCGTCAGGCTTATTACAAGCGCAACCGGGCGTGTGATGCCCGGGCCCGTCATGCTCAGGAAGTGATGGGATTCGTGAGGGAAAAGCGACTCAGGCAACCGCGCCTTGGCACCCGAAAACTTCACAATCTAATGCGCACTGAGCCAGAAATGTCCGTAAAGGTTGGTCGAGACCGTTTATTCAATATCTTGCGAGATCGGCGCGAACTGGTTCCTCGCAGGCGGGCCTATCACAAAACAACAGACAGTCATCATCGCTTTCGCCGGCATCCAAACCTGCTCAAAGATGGGCCGATTCAGGTAGTCGCCAAGGCACCAGAGCAAGTATGGGTTGCGGACATCACCTACTTACCAACGCAAACGGGTGTGGCTTATCTGAGTTTGATCACCGATGCGTACTCTCGAAAAATCGTGGGTCACCATGTCCATGAAAGCTTGCACACCGAATCGGTGATCCAGGCGTTCAACAAAGCCCTGAAGCAGCGGACAACGGAACAACACTTGGTGCACCACTCGGACAGAGGCGTTCAATACTGCTCCGAGCTTTATCAGCGGCTGCATGCCAAGTACGGCATCACCTGCTCAATGACCGATGGCTACGACTGCTACCAAAATGCATTGGCTGAGCGTGTGAATGGAATTTTGAAAAACGAGTTAATGCTGCATCGGCCCAAAGATTTTGCAGATGCCATCCGGATGGTGGACGAGTCGGTGCAGATCTATAACAACGAGCGGCCTCATCTGTCGCTGAAATACAAAACGCCCGATGCGGTGCATCGGGCGTTTTGA
- a CDS encoding ABC-F family ATP-binding cassette domain-containing protein, giving the protein MTHVSRTPALVSLNQLGFQFANGETIFNDLNLKFDHLPTAIVGRNGVGKSVLARLIAGQLRATTGSVVRSASVHYVPQTFIPSPGQTVADAVGTASVLAALGRLNQGDVSADDFDIIGEHWDLAERLRQLLDESGLTGIAASDLTAPLSGGQQARIALIGALLSEAQLLVLDEPTNHLDSAGRQWLTKKLEQWRGGLIIVSHDRQLLERMRKIVELTPLGANVFSGRYSEFVEQRRIHQAAAQAQLDQARIERQRERSRLQREHDAIQRHAAASRRKAETANVASFERVAAKAAAREIMGKVRHGHLVRKSDLDNRVRDAYANVVPDGAVLINLPGSGVPNTRQVCTLVDACLPRLPVDAPSSRLTFAIHGPMRIAVSGPNGCGKSTLLNMLAGELVPVSGECTTHVPFAFLDQQLTLLEARSSIVEQLQAQQTPLSEGTLRTYLAHLQLNAQRVTLPCASLSGGERLKAALALALWCQNPAQLLLLDEPTNHLDLVSVEAFEHALRAFPGAIVAVSHDQAFLQALNPTHVLHWHPEGWQLQPTS; this is encoded by the coding sequence ATGACTCACGTCTCGCGTACGCCCGCACTCGTCTCGCTGAATCAACTGGGTTTTCAATTCGCCAATGGCGAGACGATTTTCAACGACCTGAATCTGAAATTCGATCATCTGCCGACCGCTATTGTCGGCCGCAACGGTGTCGGCAAAAGCGTACTCGCGCGGCTGATTGCCGGGCAGTTACGGGCAACTACCGGCAGCGTCGTGCGCTCAGCATCAGTGCATTACGTACCACAAACCTTCATCCCATCGCCGGGGCAAACGGTGGCGGACGCAGTGGGGACGGCCTCCGTTCTGGCGGCCCTGGGGCGACTCAACCAAGGCGACGTCAGTGCCGATGATTTCGACATCATTGGCGAACACTGGGACTTAGCGGAACGCTTGCGCCAGTTACTCGATGAGTCTGGACTAACCGGTATCGCGGCGAGCGATTTGACGGCACCCCTCAGCGGCGGCCAGCAAGCCCGGATCGCCCTGATTGGCGCGCTGCTGAGCGAGGCGCAATTACTGGTGCTGGATGAGCCGACCAATCATCTCGACAGCGCGGGCCGGCAGTGGCTTACAAAAAAGCTGGAACAATGGCGCGGCGGCTTGATCATCGTCAGCCATGACCGGCAGTTGCTGGAGCGAATGCGCAAAATCGTCGAACTCACACCTTTGGGCGCCAACGTCTTCAGCGGTCGTTATTCGGAATTTGTCGAACAGCGCCGAATCCATCAAGCCGCTGCGCAGGCTCAACTTGATCAAGCCCGGATTGAACGCCAGCGCGAGCGTTCGCGACTGCAACGCGAGCACGATGCGATCCAGCGCCATGCTGCCGCCAGTCGGCGTAAAGCTGAAACCGCCAACGTCGCCAGTTTCGAACGGGTGGCCGCCAAAGCCGCTGCGCGAGAAATCATGGGCAAGGTGCGCCACGGCCACCTGGTACGTAAATCCGATCTGGATAATCGTGTACGCGACGCCTATGCGAACGTTGTGCCCGACGGCGCAGTCCTGATCAATTTGCCGGGGAGCGGCGTCCCCAATACGCGCCAGGTCTGCACGTTAGTCGACGCCTGCCTGCCACGGCTGCCGGTGGATGCGCCATCGTCGCGGCTCACCTTCGCCATCCACGGGCCCATGCGCATTGCTGTCAGCGGCCCCAATGGCTGCGGGAAATCAACCCTGCTGAACATGCTCGCGGGTGAGCTGGTGCCAGTCTCCGGTGAGTGCACCACTCACGTACCGTTTGCCTTCCTTGATCAACAATTGACGTTATTGGAGGCGCGGTCTTCCATTGTTGAACAGCTACAAGCGCAGCAGACACCGCTGAGCGAAGGCACCTTGCGCACTTATCTGGCGCACCTGCAATTGAATGCGCAACGCGTCACGCTGCCCTGTGCCTCACTCAGTGGCGGCGAACGCCTGAAAGCCGCGCTCGCCTTGGCATTGTGGTGCCAGAACCCAGCGCAATTGTTGCTGCTGGATGAGCCGACCAATCACCTTGATCTGGTTTCGGTGGAAGCTTTCGAACACGCCCTGCGGGCATTTCCCGGAGCGATTGTCGCGGTTTCCCACGATCAGGCATTTCTACAGGCATTAAACCCGACCCATGTTTTGCACTGGCACCCTGAAGGCTGGCAACTGCAACCGACGAGTTGA
- a CDS encoding DNA topoisomerase IB, translating to MPDTELTVELPSDLHYVDDTQPGITRKKLRGKFSYFEPSGQRITDADEIKRINALAVPPAYVDVWICPDPRGHLQATGRDARGRKQYRYHARWREVRDADKYSRLREFGMALPKLRKQLETLLAAPGFSRDKVMATVITLLDATLIHVGNTQYARDNRSYGLTTLRSRHVEVNGSAILFQFRGKSGIEHQITVKDRRLARIIKRCLELPGQNLFQYLDENGERHTVSSSDVNTYLQTLTGADFTAKDYRTWAGSALALAVLRELKHESETEAKRHVVEMVKGVAKQLGNTPAVCRKCYIHPAVVEQFMLGALAELPRPRVRKGLRAEEVALAMFLERMSEMTATP from the coding sequence ATGCCCGACACCGAGTTGACCGTCGAATTGCCATCCGACCTGCATTATGTCGATGACACGCAGCCAGGCATCACCCGCAAAAAACTGCGTGGCAAGTTCAGCTATTTCGAACCGTCGGGCCAGCGCATTACCGATGCCGATGAAATCAAACGTATCAATGCCCTCGCCGTGCCGCCGGCCTATGTCGATGTGTGGATCTGCCCAGACCCGCGTGGTCATCTGCAAGCGACCGGCCGCGATGCCCGGGGCCGCAAGCAATATCGCTATCACGCACGCTGGCGCGAAGTGCGTGACGCCGACAAATACTCGCGGCTGCGCGAGTTCGGCATGGCGCTGCCAAAGTTGCGCAAACAGCTGGAAACCCTGTTGGCGGCCCCCGGTTTCAGCCGCGACAAGGTCATGGCCACGGTGATCACCCTGCTCGACGCTACGTTGATCCATGTCGGCAACACGCAATATGCGCGAGACAATCGCTCTTACGGTTTGACCACCCTGCGCAGCCGGCATGTCGAAGTCAACGGTAGTGCGATCCTGTTCCAGTTCCGCGGCAAGAGCGGCATCGAACACCAGATCACCGTGAAGGATCGCCGTCTGGCGCGGATCATCAAGCGTTGCCTGGAGCTTCCTGGCCAGAACCTGTTCCAGTACCTGGACGAAAACGGCGAACGGCACACCGTCAGCTCTTCCGACGTCAACACCTACCTGCAAACCCTGACCGGCGCCGACTTCACCGCCAAGGATTATCGCACCTGGGCTGGCAGCGCCTTGGCACTGGCGGTTTTGCGCGAGCTTAAACATGAATCCGAAACAGAAGCCAAACGGCACGTGGTGGAAATGGTCAAAGGCGTCGCCAAACAGTTAGGCAACACGCCGGCGGTGTGCCGCAAGTGCTACATCCACCCGGCAGTGGTGGAACAATTCATGCTCGGTGCCCTCGCCGAATTGCCCCGGCCACGTGTGCGCAAGGGCCTGCGCGCCGAGGAAGTCGCATTGGCAATGTTTCTTGAACGCATGAGCGAGATGACGGCTACGCCTTGA
- the modC gene encoding molybdenum ABC transporter ATP-binding protein, producing the protein MIDARLNITYSGFSLDVDLRLPGRGVSALYGHSGSGKTTCLRCIAGLERAEHGFVQINDDVWQDSENGIFVPPHKRALGYVFQEASLFPHLSVLANLQFGLKRIAKAQRRVDMTHATELLGIGHLLERHPQHLSGGERQRVGIARALLTSPKLLLMDEPLAALDSQRKNEILPYLQRLHDELDIPVLYVSHAQDEVARLADHLVLLSDGKVLASGPIGETLARLDLPMAMGDDAGVIIEGQVSAYDADYQLLSLQLPTTEMNIRVTHAPLALGQALRCKVHARDISLALHNDEFSSILNRLPVTVISEQAADNAAHVLIRLDAGGTPLLARITRYSRDQLGVHPGQQLWAQIKAVAVLA; encoded by the coding sequence ATGATTGATGCACGTCTGAACATCACTTATTCAGGCTTCAGCCTGGATGTCGATCTACGTTTGCCAGGCCGTGGTGTCAGCGCACTCTACGGTCATTCAGGTTCGGGGAAAACCACGTGCCTGCGCTGCATCGCCGGGCTTGAGCGCGCCGAGCATGGCTTCGTGCAGATCAACGACGACGTCTGGCAAGACAGCGAAAACGGTATTTTCGTCCCGCCGCACAAACGCGCCTTGGGCTATGTGTTTCAAGAGGCCAGCCTGTTTCCACATTTGTCGGTGCTGGCCAACCTGCAATTCGGCCTCAAGCGCATTGCCAAGGCGCAGCGTCGCGTAGACATGACGCACGCTACCGAATTGCTGGGGATCGGTCATTTGCTCGAGCGGCATCCGCAGCATCTGTCCGGCGGCGAACGGCAGCGTGTCGGCATCGCCCGCGCGTTGCTGACCAGTCCGAAATTGCTACTGATGGACGAGCCGCTGGCCGCGCTCGACAGCCAGCGCAAAAATGAAATCCTGCCGTATCTGCAACGTCTGCATGACGAACTGGATATTCCGGTGCTGTACGTCAGTCATGCGCAGGATGAAGTCGCACGTCTGGCCGATCATCTGGTGCTGCTCAGCGACGGCAAAGTCTTGGCCAGTGGCCCGATCGGCGAAACCCTCGCCCGTCTCGATCTGCCGATGGCGATGGGCGACGACGCCGGCGTGATCATCGAGGGCCAGGTCAGTGCCTACGATGCCGATTATCAGTTATTGAGCCTGCAACTGCCGACCACCGAAATGAACATCCGCGTGACTCACGCGCCGCTGGCGCTGGGCCAGGCCTTGCGCTGCAAGGTACACGCCCGGGACATCAGCCTGGCCCTGCACAACGACGAGTTCAGCAGCATTCTCAATCGCCTGCCGGTGACCGTGATCAGCGAGCAAGCGGCAGACAACGCAGCCCATGTGCTGATCCGTCTCGACGCCGGCGGCACCCCGTTGCTGGCGCGCATCACGCGCTACTCGCGCGATCAACTGGGCGTACATCCGGGCCAGCAACTCTGGGCGCAAATCAAGGCAGTCGCGGTGCTCGCCTAA
- the modB gene encoding molybdate ABC transporter permease subunit: protein MSLTSADFAAIWLTLKLASLTTVILLVVGTPIALWLSRTRSWLRGPIGAIVALPLVLPPTVIGFYLLLMMGPHGFLGQFTQWLGLGTLTFSFTGLVIGSVIYSMPFVVQPLQNAFSAIGTRPLEVAATLRANPWDTFFSVILPLARPGFITAAILGFAHTVGEFGVVLMIGGNIPEKTRVVSVQIYDHVEAMEYAQAHWLAGAMLVFSFLVLLVLYSSRKTRAGWS from the coding sequence ATGTCGCTGACGAGTGCCGATTTCGCGGCGATCTGGCTGACCCTGAAACTGGCGTCCCTGACCACTGTGATCCTGCTGGTTGTCGGCACTCCGATTGCCCTGTGGTTGTCGCGCACCCGCTCTTGGCTGCGCGGCCCGATCGGGGCAATCGTCGCCCTGCCCCTCGTGCTGCCGCCGACCGTCATTGGTTTCTATCTGTTACTGATGATGGGCCCGCACGGCTTTCTCGGCCAGTTCACCCAATGGCTGGGCCTGGGCACGCTGACCTTCAGCTTCACCGGACTGGTGATCGGTTCGGTGATCTATTCCATGCCGTTCGTAGTGCAACCGTTGCAAAACGCATTCTCGGCGATCGGTACCCGCCCGCTGGAAGTGGCCGCGACGTTGCGCGCCAACCCGTGGGACACGTTTTTCAGCGTGATCCTGCCGCTGGCCCGCCCCGGTTTTATCACCGCGGCGATCCTGGGTTTTGCGCACACCGTCGGTGAATTCGGCGTCGTGCTGATGATCGGCGGCAACATTCCTGAGAAGACCCGCGTGGTCTCGGTGCAAATCTACGACCACGTCGAAGCGATGGAATACGCCCAGGCCCACTGGCTGGCTGGCGCGATGCTGGTGTTTTCGTTTCTGGTGTTGCTGGTGCTGTACTCCAGCCGCAAAACCCGCGCGGGCTGGAGCTGA